The Bacteroidota bacterium sequence TACCAATTCCTAATTTCCCTGAACCTAAATCCATTCTGTAAGCATAAGAGATATTTGCGCTTTTATCATTATTGAATCCTATGCGGTCGTTGGCAACATTTATCCCTACCCCGCTGCTAATTCCAAAAGGTTTGACAGATGAACTAACCCCAAGTACAGTCACATTTTTTGCTCCAGGTACACCGACATAATCTTCCCTGTCCCATGCTGAAGCACAAATTCCATCTTCACTACCAGTATATCCCGGATTTACAGTCATCTGATTAAACATATACTGACTTATTTGAGGATCTTCCTGGGCAACAGCCAAAAAAACATTACAAATCTGTAACACGATGAAGAAAAACTTTTTCATACAAATTGGTATAATCCTCTTATGTAGTCAACCTGTTAATTAAAACAGTAAAATAAATAAAAATATTATTCCAACACAAGTTTTATTAACAATAATAAAATAATAAAACTACGCATAATTTTTACATTATACTTAAAAACCGGAAAAATAGTTGTCTTTTATTTATATAAATTTTTTACTCAGTTATAAAATAAATGAAACTCAGATATCTAAAATATTAAATTTTTCATTATTTTTTAAAATATTAGTTAAAAATGAAAAATGATACCACACATTTCACCCTTGGTTTTATAAAAATATAAAAAATTTGAAAATCTAACCAACTAAGTTAATTAATTTTCTGAAATGTCTTCCACCAACGGTCAGGAATTTCATGATTGCAAGCCTTCTGATAATCCAGATAGGAACATGAACGTAATATTTTTTGAGCAACTCCGTCTTTAAACATAGGGACTTCAATCCACCACCGGTCAGTCTGAATACTTTTATAAAAAATAACTTCATCATTTTTGGCAGTCAGGCTTACAATAAACTTTTTAAATTCTGAAGTCTGACCTGCAGGATCTTCCTTTCTCCGCAGAACAAAGCCACTAAGGAAATGCCAAATTATTTGAGCGGCCAGATTTACCGTTTGATTATTTATATCCAAAGAAGGATTTATTTCATACATTCCAAATGAAGTAATATGATCGCTCATCCCCCCATAATAGGCAACCTGACATGCTTCCTCACAATAAAACCCGTTAGGAGATGGATTATAATAGGCAGGTGCATCCGATTGCCTGAGAGAAGATATGTCCATGCTCAAAATATTCGCATCCCGGAGAATGGGTTCAACTTCCTGAATATTAGAACGCACTTGTCCCAATCTTATTGCATCAAAATACAATTTATTCAGCATGTCCACTTTGGCATCATCTACCAGATAATTTTGATGGCCCAAATTGGTATAATTAAACAAATACTTGCTGTTACACAAAATGGTATTTAGAAAATTTTCCGAATTTATATCTTCTTCTAGACCTGATACATCAATCTGTGAATCAACCGTGACTATACTAAATAGTTTTTTTTGCTTTTCGTAGGAAAGATACTGGGAATATGTCAGATCCTGACTTCCTCCTAAAATGACAGCACAGACATCATGGGCGTTTAATTCCTGAAGGACATCACCCAAACCGATGTAGGTATCGTTTATATTTTTACCAGGTTTAAAATCTCCCAGATCAATGATTTTGACATTCTGGATTTTCTGAAGGCGGTAAAGCATATTCCTGACAATATCAGGGGCTTTCGAACAACCCTTATTCTCAGAAGAACGTTCTTCAGGCACTCCCAAAAGGGCAATCTGAAACTGGTCAATATTTTCGATATCTCCGCTTTGAAGATGCAAAGTTATATTACTACCCAGACTGGATGGATATTCCATATACTTGCTCTGGATAAAAGGAAGATCAATCGGGTCGAAATAATCGTTAAAATTCATATCTCTTAACTATTTACTTTTTCCTTGTCCTTTTTTTGTGCTTACTTTCAGAACTATTTTTAATGATTTCCATACAATCATCCAGAGTCAATTCTGCAGGAACTTTATCTTTTGGAATTTTATAATTTTTCTTTTCAAAAACTATATAGGGGCCCCAGCGGCCGTTCAATACAGACAATCCGGGATTTTCCTTGAAATTTTTTATTATTTTGTTCCTGTCTTTTTCCCTTTTTTCTTCTATAATCTCAATAGCCCGGTCGAGCTGAATATCAGCCGGATTATCCGTAACTGTGCTTATAGAGAAAAATTTAGCATCATGTTTCACGTAGGGGCCAAAGCGGCCAATAGCCACCGTTACGTCATTATCCTCGTATTTGCCCAAATTCCGGGGATACTTAAATAAACTTAAAGCTTCCTCAAGAGTAATACTATCAATATGTTGTCCTTTTAATAAACTTGCAAACCTGGGCTTTTCCTCGTCATCTTTATCTCCTATCTGAGCAATGGGGCCATATTTCCCGATTTTGACAGAAAGAGGCTTTCCGGAAACCGGATCTGTTCCTAATATCCTTTCACCCTTGCTGCGCTGTGACT is a genomic window containing:
- a CDS encoding formimidoylglutamase, with amino-acid sequence MNFNDYFDPIDLPFIQSKYMEYPSSLGSNITLHLQSGDIENIDQFQIALLGVPEERSSENKGCSKAPDIVRNMLYRLQKIQNVKIIDLGDFKPGKNINDTYIGLGDVLQELNAHDVCAVILGGSQDLTYSQYLSYEKQKKLFSIVTVDSQIDVSGLEEDINSENFLNTILCNSKYLFNYTNLGHQNYLVDDAKVDMLNKLYFDAIRLGQVRSNIQEVEPILRDANILSMDISSLRQSDAPAYYNPSPNGFYCEEACQVAYYGGMSDHITSFGMYEINPSLDINNQTVNLAAQIIWHFLSGFVLRRKEDPAGQTSEFKKFIVSLTAKNDEVIFYKSIQTDRWWIEVPMFKDGVAQKILRSCSYLDYQKACNHEIPDRWWKTFQKIN